One Haloarchaeobius amylolyticus genomic window, ACCACGTCGAACGCCTCGTCCGCGAGGTCGTCCAGGTGCTCGGTCACGTCGCCGGTGCGGACGTCGACCCGGTCGTCGACGCCGGCGAGGCGCATGTTCTCGCGGGCCACGTCTGCGAACTCGGCCTTCTGCTCGAACGTCGTCACCTCGGCGCCGGCGCGGGCCAGGTACGCCGAGAGGACGCCGGTGCCGGTCCCGGCGTCGAGCACCCGGTCGCCGCCAGCGACCCCCGTCTCGCCCACGATGATGCCGATGTCGCGGGGCATCATCGGCGCGCCGGTGCGCTCGAAGTGGTTGAACAGGTCGGGGCCGCGGAGCGGCCGGACGTGGAACGCCTCGCCCAGATGCGTCTCCAGCGTGTCACCGGGTTCGACGTCCTCGGGGACCTGCAGGACACCGAGGTCGGTCTGGAGTTCGTCCCCGGGCGGGACGAGGTACTCGCGGTCGCCGTGGACGAGCAGGACGCTCACTCTAGCTGGCTGACGGCAGCCGCGAGGTCGCCGTCGTTGTCCTCCAGCGCCTTCCGGGCCTCCTCCTTGCTGGCGCCGGTCCGGGTGACGACGATCTCGATGTCGGCCTCCGGGATGGCGGAGTCGGCCGCCTCGGCCGCGTCGCCCTCGTCGGCGTCGGCGCTCTCGACGGCGCCCGCCGCGCCGCGTTCGCGCTCCTCGGGTGTCCCGACGACCTGGTAGGTCTCCTGGCCGCGGGCGTCCATCTTGGTCACCTGGGCGTCCTCGAAGACGAGGTCGTACTCCTCGGTGCGGATGATGACCTCCTCGGCGTCGACCTCCTCGACGTCGATACCCATCTGCTTCATCATCTGCTTCATCTTGCGCGGGTTCATCCCGCCGCCTCCTCCGAACATACCCGGAGGGTCGCGGTGTACCGGCAAAAGGATGACGAACTTCGGGATACCGTCCCGGTTTCCGCCCGGTGACGACACGAGGCCCGGGAGGGCCACGGAGTGGTTCATCTCACTGGAGTGCGTACGTGGGGTATGGACGTGGTCATCGGTACCGGCCCGCTCGGGCAGGCCGTCGCCCGCGAGCTCACGGCGCGGGGACGGCTCGTCAGGGCGGTGAACAGCACCGGCACGGGAGCGTTCCCGGGCGCCGTGCCGGTCAGGGCGGCAGACATCTGCGACCACGACGAGGTAGCAGCCGCGCTCGCGGGCGCGGACGTCGTCTATCTCTCTGTCGACCCGGCCGCCTGTCGGCGGGCACGCACCGTCATGACCATCGTGGGAAGCGTCATCGAGGCCGCTGCGCAGTCGGGGGCGACCGTCGCCTACTGCGACACCCTCGCGGCGTACGGGCCCGCGACGGACCCGTACCACGAGGGCATGCAGCCCACCGCACCCGGGCGCTGGGGCCGGGCGCGCGCCGACGCCAGCGAGACGCTGCTGGCGGCCCACGCGGCCGGGCGCATCGGCGCGGTCGTGCTCCGGACGAGCGACCTCTACGGCCCGGGCGTCCGCGACTCGCCGTACGGCCAGCGCATCTTCGGGCGGCTGCTCGACGGGAAGCCCGCGCTGGTCCTCGGCGACCCCGACGCGACCCACGCCGTGACCTACGTCGAGGACGCGGCGCGGGCACTCGTCACGCTGGCCCAGGAGCCGGCGACCCACGGAGAGGTCTGGCACGCGCCGACGCCGACCGCCGTGTCGGCCCGGGAGTTCGTCGAGCTCGTCGCCGGTGCGGCCGGCGTCCAGCCGAAGCTCCGGCGGGTCCCGGGCTGGGTCGCGCTGCTGGCCGCGCCGTTCTCGAAGCGGTACCGCCGGCTCCGCGAGCTCTGGTACTGCTACGACGAGCCCCACCTCGTCGACGACCGCAAGTACGTCTCGACGTTCGGGGACGTGGCGACGCCGCTGGAGGACGGCATCGAGCGGACCGTCGAGTGGTTCCGCGACGGCGGTCGGCCGGCCGTGGTCCAGCCGCCGCCGGCGGCCGAGTAGCGTGAGTGGAGCGAGGAGAGAACGAGAGAGAGCGAGAACGAGGGAGACGGGTTATTCGGCGTCGCCGGCGCCGTCACGGACGCTGACGGCCATCCCGGAGCCGAAGTCGAGCATCGCGTCGGCCGACAGCTCGGCTCGCCCGACCCCGAGCAGGTGGCCCTCGTAGTGGACCACGAGCACCTCGTCGCCGGGGCGGATGTCGGCGTCGGCGTCCTGGACGAACTTCGCGAACACGTTCTTCCCGTCCCGGACGAAGGGCTCGCTGTCGTCCCCGACGACCACGCGGCCGGTGGGGGCCTCGAGCGCCTCGTGGAGGCGGCGGCCGCCCGCGATACCGAGGGTGAACCGGCCGTCGGTCCCGTGGCTGACCAGCCGGCCATCCGCGGCGAGTATCTGCTCTGGTCGGCCGGAGGAGGTCCGTTTCACCGTCAGGTCCGCCGTCGGGGGGAACAGCGCCGCCCCGGCACCGCTGCCGAACTGGTAGTCCGCCAGCGTCCGCAACTCGGGGGCGTCGTCGAAGGCGTCGGAGTCGGTCATGCGCCCGGGTTCGGGGCTGACCCGTGAAAGCGTGTCGGAGCGCACCAGAAACGTTCACGGTCTTGCATGACACTGGACAGCACGTGCCTAGACACTCGGTACCATTATTCTCACTCGATTCGGTGGCGAAAGTTATATTCTACTGCGATACGAGTATACGTGTACATGAACACAACGAAAGTACTCCTCGGCGCGGTCCTGCTGTTCGTCAGCTCCGCACTCCTGCTCTACCTCGGGACACCCGGCGCGAACATCCCGATCGTCGCAGGTGGCGCGGCCTCGCTCGCGATGGCCGCCGGTGCGCTGCTGGTCGGCACCTCGGAAGGCGGCCGCCCGGTCTGAGCAGGACCCCTTTTCTCTCTCGTACCCCCACACCCGCCAGCGATTGCTGTCGGTGTGAGACCGTCGGTAGAACCCGATAGCGCGAGCGACGGCAGGCGCGAGCTACAGCAGGAAGGTGTCCGGGCGCTCGGAGAGGTCGATGAAGCGGTCGGTCGCCTCGACGAGTTCGTCCGCGGTGGAGGACTCGAAGCCCATCACCTCGACGCGGACGCCCTCGTGACGCAGGTGCGAGCACAGCCGCGAGAAGTCGCCGTCGCCGGTGCAGAGGATGATGGTGTCGTTGTGGCTGGCGAGCGTGACCGCGTCGAGGCTCATGCCGACGTCCCAGTCGGCCTTCTTCGAGCCGTCCGCGAACGTCTTGATGTCCTTTATCTTCGGCTCGAAGCCGATGTCCTCCAGCGCCTCGAAGAAGCTCTCCTCGTCCGGTGAGTCGGCCCGGATGACGTACGCGATGGCACGGGTCAGGGTCCGACCCTGCACGCCCTTCTCCAGGAGCGCGGAGTAGTCGATGTTGCGGGTGTAGATGCTCTGGGCCGTGTGGTAGAGGTTCTGGGCGTCGACCAGCATGGCGACGCGTTGGCCCGGATGAATCTCGGTCATACGTGACACGTGCGGACGGGGGGTGAAAGCCCTTTATGCCCGCGCGTGGGACGCGGTGGTCAGTTCCGGAGACGTTCGATGCGCTTCTCGACGGGCGGGTGGGTCGCGAACAGGCTCCGGAGCAGGCCCTTCTCGCTGTCGAAGATGCAGAGGGCGGCCGTGCTGTCGTCGATGCGGGTGTCCTCGACGCGCTCGTTCCCGCTCTGGATCTTCTCCAGGGCGCGGGCGAGGGGTTCGCCGCTGCCGACGTGCTCGCGTGCGTCGGCGTCCGCGACGTACTCCCGGTACCGGGAGATGGCGAGGACGAATATCATCACGAGCATCTGCGAGACCATCCCGGCGATCCAGCCGAGGATGAAGTCGGCGAAGTCGTTGTCGCCGGCGAGGATGACCCCCCACTGGACGGCGATGCCCACGATGGCGGCGATGGACTGACCGAGCACCATCGTCACCACGTCGCGGTTACGGATGTGTGCGAGCTCGTGGGCGATGACGCCCTCCAGTTCGTCGCGGTCGAGGACCTGCATCAACTCGACCCCGACGACGACGACGCCGGCGCCACGGCGACCGGTCGCGAACGCGTTCGGCGCGCCCATGCGGGCCATCTTCAGTTTCGGCTTCTCGATGCCCATGTCGTCGGAGAGTCGCTCCACCATCCGGTGTATCTCCGGGTACTGCTCCTCGGGCAGGTCCTCGGCGCCGACGCTGCGCAGGGCCGCCCACTTGCCGAACTTGTACTGGAAGCCGACGAACAGGAGGGTGCCGACCGCCACGATTGGCCAGATACCTGTCCCGAACATCGCCAGGGCGACCCCGGCGATGGCCGCGTAGAACGCGAACAGGATGGTCCCGACGAACAGCATCCTGAGCTTCAGACCAGTGTGTCTCATGGGCGGGTCTTGCGAACCGGGACTTGTAAACTTCTCTCCTCAGTGTCTCGATATCGCATGTGTTTGTCACCCATGCCACGGCAGGGGCGTTGCGGACACATCTGCGAGCGGCACAAACGTTATTGTATGGTGGACCAGTGTATCCAGTGATGACTGCCGCCACTCCGGTCCGGGTCCGAGGTCCCGTGAAGAGTGGCACATTCCGTTTTACATTTGGGAAAAAATTCGCGCAGTAGAGTGCTCGAAGCGGGCGTGGCGACCCCGTTCCGGGTGCGTTCGGCTGACCTGCACTGCGCGACGGACGACTTCCCACGATACACACACCACACCACATGACAGACATCGATTTCAGCGGCGTCTATCCCGCCATCACCACACCGTTCCACGCGGACGGGAGCATCGACTTCGAGACACTGCGAGCGAACGTCACCCGGCTGGAGACGGCCGGCGTCGACGGCATCGTGCCCGTCGGCTCCACCGGCGAATCGGCCACGCTCAGCCACGACGAGCACATCGAGGTCGTCGAGGCCGTGGTCGACGAGGCCGAGGAGATACCCGTCATCGCGGGCTCGGGGTCGAACAACACGGCAGAGGCGCTGTCGCTCTCCCAGCGGTCGGTCGAGGCGGGCGCGGACGCCCTGTTACTCATCTCGCCGTACTACAACAAGCCCGAACAGCGCGGTTTCGTCGAGCACTACGAGGCGATCGCGGACGCGGTGGACGCGCCACAGATCGTCTACAACGTCCCCTCGCGGACGGGCCAGAACATCGAGGCCGGGACCGCGGTCGAGCTGGCGAGCCACGAGAACATCGCCGGGTTCAAGGCCGCCTCCGGTGACCTCGGCCAGATCACCGAGATCGTCGAGCGCACCCGCGACGAGGACTTCGCGGTCCTCTCGGGCGACGACGCGCTCACGCTCCCGATGCTCTCGGTCGGCGCGACCGGCACCATCTCGGTCTCGGCGAACATCGAGCCCGAGCGCACCTGCGCGATGGTCGGCGCGGCGCTGGCCGGCGACTACGAGCGCGCACAGGCGCTCCACCACGAACTCGGGCCGCTGTTCCGCGCGCTGTTCTGGGAGACCAACCCGATTCCGGTGAAGGAGGCGATGCGCATCCGGGGCTACAGCGAGGCCCACATGCGCTCGCCCCTGACCCGGCTCTCCGAGGAGTACGTCGAGCCCCTGGCCGACATCCTCGACGAACTCGACTCGGACATGGTCCGAGAGGAACCGGCGGAGGTAGGAAACTGATGGTACGGCTCGGTGTCACCGGTGCGACCGGCGCGATGGGCCGGGAGGTACTCGACGCGGTCGCCGACCGCACCGAGTTCGGGTCGGTCGTCGGCTTCACCGCCTCCGGCGTGGACGACACGGTCGCGGGCGCCGAGGTCGTCTCGGACGACGACCTCGCCGACACCCTGGCGGACCGCGAGATCGACGTGGTCGTGGACTTCACCGTCCCCGAGGCCACCGCCGACTACGCCGCGGCCTGCGCCGGATCGGACACCGCACTGGTCACCGGGACGACCGGCCTCTCGGCCGAGCAGGAGGCGGCCCTCGACGACGCGAGCGAGGCCGTCCCGGTCCTGCACGCCGCGAACTTCTCGAAGGGCATCGCCGTGCTCCGCAGCCTCGTCCGCGAGGCGGCAGGGGCGCTCGACGACTACGACGTCGAGCTCGTCGAGGCCCACCACAACCGCAAGCGCGACGCCCCATCGGGCACCGCGAACACGCTGCTGGACGACGTCGAGTCCGTCCGCGGCGAGGAAGACCGCGTCCACGGCCGCGAGGGCGAGGCCCCGCGGTCGGAGGGCGAGGTCGGCGTCCACGCCCTGCGTGCCGGGAACGTCACCGGCATGCACGAGGTGTGGCTCGCCGGCGGCCACGAGGAACTGCGACTCAGTCACCGCGCCGAGTCCCGCGGCGTCTTCGCCGAGGGGGCACTCGACGCGGCCCAGTGGCTGGCCGGCCGCGACGCCGGCTGGTACGATTTTGCAGACGTTCTGGAGGGAGACGACGAATGAGCCTGGAATCCGACATCGACGACCTGTGGCACCGACACCAGACAGACGACCTCGACGCCGACGACCCCGACGCACACGAGGTCCTGCACGAACTCCTCGCCGCGCTCGAGGCCGGCGAGGTCCGTGCCGCCGAGAAGCGCGGCGGCGAGTGGGAGGCGAACGCGTGGGTCAAGCAGGGCGTCCTGCTCAACTTCGCGCTCCACGACATCCAGCAGTACGAGCACGGCGGCGTCGTCTACAACGACGTGCTGCCCCTGCAGGACACGTCGGACCTCGGTGAGCGCGGGAGCCGCAACACGCCCGACGGGACCGTCGTCCGCGCCGGGGCACACATCGGCTCGGACTGCATCATGATGAGCCCGAGCTTCGTGAACATCGGCGCCCACGTCGGCGACGGGACGCTGGTCGACTCGTGTGACACGGTCGGCTCCTGCGCCCAGATCGGCGAGAACGTCAAGCTCGGCGCGAACACGCTCATCGGCGGCGTCCTCGAACCGGTCGAGGGCGCACCCGTTGTGGTCGAGGACGGCGTCTCGCTCGGCGCGGGCTGCCGGGTCACCTCCGGCTTCGTCGTCGGCGAGGACTCGGTCGTGGGCGAGAACACCCTGCTCACGCCGCGCATCCCCGTCTACGACCTCGTGGACGAGGAGGTGTACTACGGCGAACTGCCGCCGGAGCGCCGTGCGTTCCAGCGCTTCGTCGAGTCCTCGCTGGGCGACCACGACCTCATCCCGGGCGGCGCGTACAAGCCCGCGGTCGTGGCGACCGGCCTCGAGGCCGAGACGCTCGAAGCGACCCAGCGCGAGGAGGTGCTGCGCGAATGAGCGGCGAGGTCGCGCGGGCCGACGGAGCGGCCCCCGACGGCGGTGCCAGCATCCGGCGGCTCGCCGACTGGGACGCCGACAGCCTGCGCGACTTCGCCGCCGAGTACGGCAGCCCGCTCTACGTGCTGGACCTCGACCGGGTGCGCGAGAACTATCGCCGGCTCGACGCGGCCTTCCCCCAGGCCGACGTGTTCTACGCCGCGAAGGCGAACACGCTCGGCCGGTGTCTCGCGACCCTGCACGACGAGGGCGCGGGCATCGAGTGCGCCAGCGCCGGCGAGGTCGCCCGCGCGCTCGACGCCGGGGTTCCCGGCCACCGGGTCCAGTACACCGCGGTCAACCCGCCCGCCGCGGACCTGACCACCGTGGTCGGCCTCTGGCAGGACTACCCCGAGCTGACGGTCACGGTGGGCGCGGCCGACACCCTCGACCGGCTCGAGTTGCGGGGGTACGACGGCCGGCTCTGCCTGCGGGTGAACCCGGGCGTCGGCGCGGGCCACCACGAGAAGGTCCAGACCGGCGCGGACGCCAAGTTCGGCGTCCCCTACGACGAGGCAGCGGACCTGCTCGCCGAGGCCGCCGACCGCGGCTTCGACGTGGTCGGTATCCACGCCCACGCCGGGTCGGGCATCTCCGGCGAGGAGGACCTCGCGAACCACCGCGAACTCGTCTCGCGGATGGGCGACCTTGCGCGTGATGCGCCGGTCGCCCTGGAGTTCGTGGACGTGGGCGGCGGCTTCGGCGTCCCGTACCACGAGGACGAGGAGCCCCTCGACCTCGACGCGGTGGCCGAGGCCACCCGCGAGGCACTGGGCGAGGTCGACGCGACGCTCCAGGTCGAACCGGGGCGCTACCTCGTCGCCGACGCGGGCGTCCTGCTCACGACCGTCAACACGGTCAAGGAGACGCCCGACACCACCGTGGTCGGCCTCGACGCCGGGATGACGACGCTGCTTCGCCCGGCGATGTACGACGCCTACCACGCCATGCGGAACATCGACGCGGAAGAACGCGAAGGGGAGACCGTCGACCAGACGGTCGTCGGCCCCATCTGCGAGAGTTCGGACGCGTTCTGTTCGAATCGACCGCTCCCTGCACCGGAGCGAGACGACATCGTCGCCATCGGGAACGCCGGCGCGTACGGCTACGAGATGGCGAGTCACTACAACTCCCGCCCGCGGCCAGCCACCATCACGCTAGCGGACGGGGCGGCGTCGCTCGCGCGACGTCGGGAGACCATCGCGGACATCACGCGACAGGAGGTATCAGAATGAGCATCTCACAACGAACCGTCGAGTATCGGAAGTACAACGGCACCGGCAACGACTTCATCGTGGTAGACGCGGACGAGTACGTCCCGGACCGCTTCGCCTTCGCGACGCGGAACTGCGACCGCCAGGACGGCGTCGCCGGCACCGACGAATCCAGCGTCCAGCGCAACGACATGGGAACGACGGGCGCCGACGGCGTCCTCTTCTTGCATCTCGAGGACAAGTACAGCCCACCACGCGTGGTCATGACGCTCGTCCAGCCGGACGGCTCCACCGCGGAGATGTGCGGCAACGGGGCGCGCGTCGCCGCCGAGTGGGCCATGGAACAGACCGGCGCCCGCGAGGTCATGATCGACACGCAGGCGGGCACCCGCCACGCCCGGCAGGTCGGCGACGACATCTCCATCGAGATGGGCGAGCCGTCGTTCCGGCCCGAGGTCGTCCCGCTCTCGCAGGACGAGCCGCTGGTCGAACAGCAGCTCGCGGGCTACCAGGTGACGGGCATCAACACGGGGGTCCCCCACGCCGTCGTCTTTGTCGAGGACGTCGACGACGTCGACCTCGACGCCGACGCGCCGCCCATCCGCCACCACGACGTGTTCCCGGAGGGCGCGAACGTCACCTTCGCCTCCGAGCGCGACGACGGCGGCTACGACCAGCGCACCTTCGAGCGCGGCGTCGAGGGCGAGACGCGGTCCTGTGGGACGGGCGCGGTCGCCATCGCGGCGGTCGCGAAGTACCTGGGCAAGCTCGCGGCCGAGGAGGTCCACGTCTCCCCGCCCGGTGGCGACCTCACGGTCGAGGTGCCGGACGACGGCCCCGCGGTGCTGCGCGGCCCGGTCGTCCACGAGTTCGACGGAAAGGCGTCCATCACGCCGCCGTCTGCCGACTGATGGGGACAGCGTTCGACCCCATCGCGTTCCTCGACGAGGCGGTCCGCATCGAGTCCCACGAGGACGTGACCGAGATGCGCACGTTCCTGGTGGAGACGCTGGCCGACCACGGCGTCGAGGCACACGTCGACGACGCGGGCAACACCATCGCGACGCGCGGCAGTGGCAGTCCCCACGTCGTCCTGAACACGCACATCGACACGGTGCCCCCCCACGTCCCCTACGAGCGCGACGACGAGGCGGGCATCATCCGCGGGCGCGGCTCCTGCGACGCGAAGGGGCCACTCGCGGCGCTGCTGGCTGGCTTCCTGACGGCCGACGTGGATTCCGACGACGGCGCGGGTCGGGTCACCCTCGCCATCTCGCCCGACGAGGAGACGCTCTCGACCGGTGCAGCAGCCATGGCGTTCGACGACCCCGACTGCTTCATCGTCGGCGAACCGACCGACCTCGACGTCTGTACCGCCGCGAAGGGCCGGTTCCAGGGTACCATCACGCTCACCGGCGAGAACGCCCACGCCGCCGAGCCCGACTCCGGTATCAACACCATCAGCGCGGTCCGGGCGGTCATCGACGCCATCGCGACGTTCGACGAGCGACCCGACGCGCCGCCGGTCCACCCGCAACTCGGTGGCCCGACGCTCACGCCGACGATGGTCGAGGGCGGCACCGCGACCAACCAGGTGCCCGCGTCGACCAGCATCGTGGTCGACCGCCGGAGCGTCCCGCCGGAGACCGCCGACGGGTTCCACGCGGCGCTGACCGAACACCTCCGCGAGTACGTCCCGTCCGAGGTCGGCGTGGAGTTCGCGCTCACCGACCGGGACACCCCGTTCCTCGAGGCGTGGGACACCGACGAGGACAGCGCCGTGGTGCAGGCGCTGTCCGAGGCGGCCGACGCCGAGACGCGGCACTTCACGGCCGCGACCGAGGCCTCCTACTTCGCGAAGTTGGCCCCGACCGTGGTGTTCGGGCCCGGCGTGCTCGCGGACGAGGACGGCGCGGTCGCGCACTCGCCACAGGAGTACGTGCGCATCGCGGAGGTCGACCGCGCCGCCGAGGCGGTGACCGACGCCATCGCGACGCTCCTGTCCTGATACCTGCTGTTCTCACCGCTCACTTCGCCGCGCCCAGAGCACCGCGGCCGCGAGAGCTGCGAGGCCGCCGGCCGTGACACCGAAACCCGGAACCGGGCCGTCGTCGGTGTCACTGGCTGCTGTCGTGGTGGTCGTGGCCCGGCTGGAGGTCGTGGCACGGCTGGTGGTTGTCGTGGTGGTCGTGGCCTGACTGGTGGTCCCGGCGGTCGGACGGGTCGTCGTGGCGTCGGTCGTCGTCAGTTCCTCGGGGTCGGCGAACTCGACGATGGGGCTGTCCGGGGTGGTCGCCCGCGACCACTCGTCGGGGAGGTCGTACCCGAACTGGACGGCGAATCGCTCGCCGGGGTAGATGTCCGCGTCGGTCTCGGCCTCGCGGTAGACGAAGTCCAGCGCACCGGTGTCGACGACCGCGTAGACGGTCGCGCCGTCGCGGTAGACGGTCACGTTCGCCGGGGTGAGGACCGCCGCCTTCCGTTGTTTCTGCGGCGTGGGGTTCGTCTGGACGATGCGGAACTCGGCGTCGCCGTCCAGCGCCGCGAAGAACTGGGCCGTCTCCGAGCCGGTGGACTCGTTCATCGTGTCGGCGAGACGGTCCGACGAGATGGTGACGACCAGCGTGTCACCGGCGACGATGCGGTCTGCGGGTTCGAGCGTCCCGTCGGTGATGGCCTGCTGGATGGCCGCGGCGTCCGCGACGGAGGCGTTCCCGGCCTCGTAGACCGAGACGTGTTCGTCTGTCTCTGTGGCTTCGGCCGCCGTCGCGGGGGCGGCGCCGAGGCAGACGAGCGCCAGACCGAGCAGCAGGAGGACACCGAGGACCCGCCAGGTGCGGCCGTCGGCAGCACGGGTGCTCGTACTGGAGCGTGGCATCTGTTCGATATCTCTGTCGTAGTATGTTAACGGTTGGCGAGGGTACAGTCGCCGTTTCAGTTTCGGCGGTGCGGGTCAGTCCCGGACCTGTCGGACCACGGGCAGGAGCAGGCAGGCGAGCCCGGTGATGGCGGAGAGGGCGGCGCCCTGGCCGAACGTCGTCCCGAAGTCGACGTAGACGCGTCGCCTGAAGACGTGCCAGGTGTTCGCCTCGGCGTCGTAGACGGCCAGCGACCCGCGGCCCGGCCCGGGCGCGGCCTCGGGGCTCTCGTAGACGATGCGTTCGCCCGCGATGGCGCGGTCGATGGCCGCGCGGTCGGCCGCGGTGAGGTCGGTCCGGTCGATGCTCCAGCGGGCCTCGGGTGCCTCGGCGGTCCCGTCGTAGACGAGGGCGACCCGGATGGCGCCGATGGTGAGGACGGCCGCGAGCGTCAGCAGGACGACGCCGAGGAAGAAGAGCGCGAAGCGCCGGCTCGGCGTACCTGCGATGCCGCGTCGGGAGCCAGCCGCGGTCGACCCGGAGTTCACGTGGTACTGTAGGCGCCCGACGACTATCGGGTTCCCGCCTCTGGGCGGCCGAGGAAGGCGTCGATGCCGGTCCCTTCGTCGGCCTGTGCCTCGTCGTAGAACTCCGAGTAGCCGCAGTACTCGCAGGTGACGACGTGGAACTGCCGGGTCTTGATGTCGAAGAACCGGGCGAGCCCGGAGCCGGTCGTGGACACCTGGCTCGTGGTGACGGACTCGCTATCGCACTTCGGGCAGCCGGGGTCTGGCGGGTGCTCGCCGGCGTCGGTGGCTGGCGAGTCGGACTCGCCGGTGGCCGACCCGGCGTCGCTGGCGGAGGCGCTGGTGGAGGGCGCGGGGTCTGGAGAGCGGGCCATGCCCCGGGCTTCTATGCACATTCACAAGTGTCTGTTGGTGGACCGGTCTGCCGGTCACGTCGTCAGTACGGCCGAGAACGGCCGCGAGGCGGCTCAAAAATTTGTGAACCAAATATTTATGAGTTCATTTTGCGTATCGTCGAGTGATGAGCGCGATAACGGTGTCCGGCCTGACCAAGGACTACGGCGAGGTACTCGCCAACGACGACGTCTCGTTCTCCGTGGCGGAGGGCGAGGTCTTCGGGTATCTCGGTCCCAACGGGGCCGGCAAGACGACCACCATCCGGACCCTGATGGGGTTCCAGTCACCCACGGCCGGGACCGCCACGCTCCTCGGCGCCGACGTACGCGACGAAGCGGCCCTCATCGAGGCCAAGCAGCGCATCGGCTACCTGCCGGCGAACCCCGGCTTCGACGCGCAGTCGACGGGGCGACAGATACTCGACCTGCACGCCAGCATCAAGGGCGACAGCCGCCGCGACGACCTGCTCGAGATATTCGACCCGCCCCTCGACCGCAAGGTCCGCGAGTACTCGACCGGGAACAAGCAGAAGCTCGGGCTCGTCCAGGCGTTCATGCACGACCCCGACCTCGTCATCATGGACGAGCCGACCTCCGGGCTGGACCCGCTGATGCAACAGCGCTTCAACGAGTTCGTCCGCGCCGAGAAGGAGCGCGGGACCACCGTGTTCCTCTCCTCGCACGTCCTCGGCGAGGTCCGCCAGATCTGCGACCGCGTCGGCATCATCCGCGAGGGTCGCATGGTGACCGTCGAGACCGTCGCCGACCTGCTCGGGCGCTCGGGCAAGTCGGTCCTCGTCCGGGTCGCCGGCGAGGTCGACGCCGAGTCCATCGCACTCGACGGAATCCACGACCTCACGGTCCGACCCCTCGAACGCGTCGCCAGCGAGGCGGTCGTCGGTGACGGCGGCGGTGAGGTCGCCACCGCCACGGAACTCACGTTCACCTTCACGGGCGACGTGAACGACCTCGTCGACCTCGTCGACGGCTACGACCTGCTCGAACTTGACGTGGAGGAGGCACCACTCGAAGACGTGTTCATGCGGTTCTACGGTGACGACGATGTTTGAGATCGCACGCTACGACGGCCGGAAACGACTGAAGGGCGCACTCGCCATGTCGGTCGGTATCGCCCTGTTGACCGCCCTGTACGTCGCGATGTTCCCCTCCATCACGGAGGCCGCGAACCTCGACGACATCATCAACAGCTACCCGCCCGCGATGCGCGAGGCGTTCGGCATCCGGACGATGAACACCATCGAGGGCTTCCTCGCCACGCAACTCTACGCGTTCGCCTGGGTCATCCTGCTCGGGCTGTACTTCGCGTACGCCGCGGCCAGCCTGGTCGCTGGCGACGTGGAGACCGAGAAGATGGACATGACGCTGTCGTTACCGGTCTCGCGCAGCCAGGTGCTGCTGGAGAAGTTCGCGTCGCTGGCGGTCCCGCTGGTCGTCGCGAACGCGCTCTTGCCCGTCG contains:
- a CDS encoding M48 family metallopeptidase gives rise to the protein MRHTGLKLRMLFVGTILFAFYAAIAGVALAMFGTGIWPIVAVGTLLFVGFQYKFGKWAALRSVGAEDLPEEQYPEIHRMVERLSDDMGIEKPKLKMARMGAPNAFATGRRGAGVVVVGVELMQVLDRDELEGVIAHELAHIRNRDVVTMVLGQSIAAIVGIAVQWGVILAGDNDFADFILGWIAGMVSQMLVMIFVLAISRYREYVADADAREHVGSGEPLARALEKIQSGNERVEDTRIDDSTAALCIFDSEKGLLRSLFATHPPVEKRIERLRN
- the dapB gene encoding 4-hydroxy-tetrahydrodipicolinate reductase, which gives rise to MMVRLGVTGATGAMGREVLDAVADRTEFGSVVGFTASGVDDTVAGAEVVSDDDLADTLADREIDVVVDFTVPEATADYAAACAGSDTALVTGTTGLSAEQEAALDDASEAVPVLHAANFSKGIAVLRSLVREAAGALDDYDVELVEAHHNRKRDAPSGTANTLLDDVESVRGEEDRVHGREGEAPRSEGEVGVHALRAGNVTGMHEVWLAGGHEELRLSHRAESRGVFAEGALDAAQWLAGRDAGWYDFADVLEGDDE
- a CDS encoding tRNA (adenine-N1)-methyltransferase, with amino-acid sequence MSVLLVHGDREYLVPPGDELQTDLGVLQVPEDVEPGDTLETHLGEAFHVRPLRGPDLFNHFERTGAPMMPRDIGIIVGETGVAGGDRVLDAGTGTGVLSAYLARAGAEVTTFEQKAEFADVARENMRLAGVDDRVDVRTGDVTEHLDDLADEAFDVVTLDTGDAAEVVAHVPDLLVHGGFVSVYSPFVEQTRDAVEAAREAGLSNVTTYETIQRKMDFDDRGSRPSTRGVGHTGYLTFARND
- a CDS encoding LabA-like NYN domain-containing protein → MTEIHPGQRVAMLVDAQNLYHTAQSIYTRNIDYSALLEKGVQGRTLTRAIAYVIRADSPDEESFFEALEDIGFEPKIKDIKTFADGSKKADWDVGMSLDAVTLASHNDTIILCTGDGDFSRLCSHLRHEGVRVEVMGFESSTADELVEATDRFIDLSERPDTFLL
- a CDS encoding NAD-dependent epimerase/dehydratase family protein, producing MDVVIGTGPLGQAVARELTARGRLVRAVNSTGTGAFPGAVPVRAADICDHDEVAAALAGADVVYLSVDPAACRRARTVMTIVGSVIEAAAQSGATVAYCDTLAAYGPATDPYHEGMQPTAPGRWGRARADASETLLAAHAAGRIGAVVLRTSDLYGPGVRDSPYGQRIFGRLLDGKPALVLGDPDATHAVTYVEDAARALVTLAQEPATHGEVWHAPTPTAVSAREFVELVAGAAGVQPKLRRVPGWVALLAAPFSKRYRRLRELWYCYDEPHLVDDRKYVSTFGDVATPLEDGIERTVEWFRDGGRPAVVQPPPAAE
- a CDS encoding PUA domain-containing protein codes for the protein MTDSDAFDDAPELRTLADYQFGSGAGAALFPPTADLTVKRTSSGRPEQILAADGRLVSHGTDGRFTLGIAGGRRLHEALEAPTGRVVVGDDSEPFVRDGKNVFAKFVQDADADIRPGDEVLVVHYEGHLLGVGRAELSADAMLDFGSGMAVSVRDGAGDAE
- the dapA gene encoding 4-hydroxy-tetrahydrodipicolinate synthase, with the protein product MTDIDFSGVYPAITTPFHADGSIDFETLRANVTRLETAGVDGIVPVGSTGESATLSHDEHIEVVEAVVDEAEEIPVIAGSGSNNTAEALSLSQRSVEAGADALLLISPYYNKPEQRGFVEHYEAIADAVDAPQIVYNVPSRTGQNIEAGTAVELASHENIAGFKAASGDLGQITEIVERTRDEDFAVLSGDDALTLPMLSVGATGTISVSANIEPERTCAMVGAALAGDYERAQALHHELGPLFRALFWETNPIPVKEAMRIRGYSEAHMRSPLTRLSEEYVEPLADILDELDSDMVREEPAEVGN
- a CDS encoding nascent polypeptide-associated complex protein; translated protein: MFGGGGGMNPRKMKQMMKQMGIDVEEVDAEEVIIRTEEYDLVFEDAQVTKMDARGQETYQVVGTPEERERGAAGAVESADADEGDAAEAADSAIPEADIEIVVTRTGASKEEARKALEDNDGDLAAAVSQLE